The DNA region ACCAATGGCAATAGAATAAAACTGGTAGTGTAATGACCCAGAGAGCTGCCTTCGCTTTTGGCGTTCCTTAGTAAATCTCCGGAAGTTTTAATTGTAGCTTCTTGCTTTGATCCTCAAATGGGATTTAGTCCGGTATTTGACCtccaaaataaattattttaaataatgcATTTAATTGAGGTAAGTGTGGTTTTTCTTCCACAAAATTGCTCAACCATTAGATGTCGTTTAAATACTCAAATGTCTTCCCTTACCCACGGTTTCAACACTCCTTTCAGTTATCCCAATCTTGAAGTCTTGCCTTTAAACTGAAAAGGGTCTATCTTCCTCACAAATCAAAATGTTTTTAcctctcttccttttcttttctctagggtttctttccttttctttcttgtctTTCTCAATCAAACTCCATCTCAAATCCAGAAGATCTACTCCCATATATGGCCCCTCTTCTTATCCCATCCTTGGTTGTCTTATCTCATTCTATAAAAACCGCCATCGGCTGTTAGATTGGTACACTGATCTCTTGTCCGAGTCACCTACACAAACCATTCTAGTTCAGCGCTTCGGCGCCCCTCGAACCATTGTCACAGCCAACGCGGACAACGTAGAACATATTCTCAAGACAAACTTCACCAACTATCCAAAAGGTAAGCCCTTTACTGAAATTTTAGGGGATTTTCTTGGGGTCGGGATCTTCAACGTGGATGGCGAAATGTGGAACACGCAGCGTAAATTGGCGAGCCACGAGTTCAGCACCAAATCCCTGAGGGAATTCGTGGTCAAGACGCTTGAGGAAGAAGTCGAAACGAGGCTAATTCCTTTGCTGGAAACAGCTGCTGAAAGCGGCAGAGTTTTGGACTTGCAAGACGTGTTGAGACGTTTTGCATTCGACACTATTTGCAAGGTCTCACTTGGCATCGACCTACATTTTTTGGATGTTTCTCAGCCTGTGCCACCTCTTGTTGAGGCGTTTGACAACGCGTCACAGGCTTGCGCCATGCGCGGCATGGCACCAGTCTATGCTGTATGGAAATTCAAGAGAGCTTTCAAATTAGGATCCGAGAGTAAGTTAAAGGAAAACGTAACACAAATTCATGATTCTATTAACGAGATCATAATCACCAAAAAGCAGAATATCCATGAAAATGGAGGTGAGAGGAATAGTGATCTTCTCTCCAGATTATTATTGGTCGGTCTTGAGGATGAGGTAGTGAGAGATATGGTCATAAGCTTTCTCATGGCAGGGAGGGATACCACCTCTTCAGCCTTGACATGGCTCTTTTGGCTCCTCACAAAACACCGAAATACCGAAATCGAAATACTAGATGAAATCATGTCAATCAAGGCTATGAACTACGACGAATTGAAAGAGATGAAGTATACGCACGCATGTTTGTGTGAATCGATGAGGCTTTATCCGCCGGTGGCGTGGGACTCCAAGCATGCAGTTAAGGATGACATTTTGCCTAACGGTACTCGGGTTTACAAAGGCAATAGGGTTACTTATTTCCAGTATGGGATGGGTAGAATGGAGGAGTTATGGGGAAAGGATAGACTTGAATTTAAACCTGAAAGATGGATTGATCAAAATGGGGAGTTGAAAACAGTGAGTCCCTATAAGTTCCCAGTGTTTCAAGCAGGTCCAAGGGTGTGTTTAGGGAAAGAGATGGCTTTCATTCAGATGAAGTATGTCTTGGCTGCAGTGCTCAAACGGTTTGAGATTAAACCTGTTAATGTCGACAAGCCAATATTTGTCCCTCTTTTAACTGCTTATATGGCTGGAGGTCTCAATGTGAGAATTTGTAATCGTGccaatgcttgaaatgaaaagtaATAAGTCATACGGTTGTGATCCCTTGGTAAAATCAAATCCAATATTCGTATAACATAGTTTTTTTTATTAGTCAGTTTAAATAGAATTCTATATTTAaagataatttaattttaaaattttcagtttACATTCATATGCTTTTATAATCAAAGAAATTTCATGGCATGTTTAAAATCAAAAGTTTCAAACGTTGTTTTTACAACACGtgtgtgtacgggtaaaatcgggggtaATTTCTACCCTGATTCTCCGATGAGAAAACGGAAGAAGGGCACGGATGCACGAGATTGTGATCGAGGATAGAAATCCTTTGTATCGAGATCCATGAAAAGTGAACGATGTGCTCATTATCGGGTAGGATAAAGAGACGTGCCCCGGGCCCAGAACGAGTTCTAAGACCTCGGAAAATACGGTAGACGGTTGCACACGACAGATAGAGGGCAGTGATATTCGCACCTAACCGGATATCACAGCACGGATCTCGCTCGGTGTCGGTTATGGATCAGTAATTAacgaaaaatgaagattttttaccttttttagacttatactagggatgaaactctcctactatttaaaggggaagtttttctttggtaacacacattgtaacacgcaaatcaaagcaattcaaatttatttttctgCTTTCTAGCTACTGCTAAAGTTCTTATTTAATTGTTCTGTTCTTCATTCATAACTGGGCTCGAACTGAGGATCCAATCGAGGACGAGGTTACTGTTCAACCTAGGTTTGGGCTAGGCCATAACATTACAACTGGTTTGATCgtttattttgtctttaactcgtttatctaatattttttattatttgtgttgaatcaaaccacatatccttaaaaccgcatacaaatttaattgttatccaatttaagGGTAAACAACGTGCACAATTAAATTATGTCTCGTTAATTATAACGGATGTAATAATCAACATGAAAAACCACACTTTACTCAATGAATGAACTGTTTTGGTGCGAAATACCTATCTAAATCCCTCTTGGGATCAAAACAAGTACAAACCGCTCTATAGCAGCCTTATTTGTTCtaaatatttttggatattatagcgaagtgttgttataaagaatatatattataacataatatgaaAATTTGTTCTAGAAaaagcttggcttttatagtaaagtgttgttatataggAATGTTGCTATAAAAAGCTCTGACCGTACAGgtataattaaatttttattctATTCCATGAatatttttaccattttgagATCATAGCAAGAAGGTAGTACAGTtaaacttatttcctttttcttacgGTCTTATCATGTGGTAAGTAGTAGTACATGTTGGTGTGAATTTACTTAATCTAGCGATATTCCCCAAATTTAATCAAATTTACTTAATAACCATTTATAAGATAGAATATAGTTATTCAGTCAAACTGATATCTTAATTTTTCACGTGTGTTTTAGTTAAGAAGATTATACTTTGTCTAAAGAGTCCTTTTGACTATGCGCAGACCTGTAGCTGGAGCACAAGTTATAACTAggtgaaatttaaaaatagtcaaaTTTACAAGTGGtgattgaaaaatagtcacagtttcaaaagtaatcaaaatttagccactttttatgtaaggataaatctgaacaaaaacactattcaaaatttggaaaatattccagcataatttactggagtttgaattttttacatatgaactTCCGGTATAAATATAGtggaactccatcataatatactggagttccagcataatacactggttcagcataatatgttgaaagttcatacacagatgcttcaatctccagtatattatgctagaacttttcgcctgttggagttccagcataatatactggaagttcatacacaggtgcaccaatctccggTATATTATGTCGGACCGGtcattgcagcaaaatagtggctatttttcaatgactttgcaaacggtAGTTATTTTtaaattaccagtccgaaaactggctagcccgtgctatttttacgttATAACTCTCTTCCTTTGATACTAGTTAAAAGCATACTACTCCCtttgtttcaaattagatgacaCGTTTTATcaattggaaataattcaactttaaactttttattttacccattttatctttaatgagaagcttttataatcaaATGTCATGGCGCCAACTTTTGCCCCTTAtatttttaagaccacaagtttcaaaaatcttttttttcttaaactctggtCCGAGTCAAACCACCTCATCTAAATTCAAACGGAGGgattattaattaaatattagTAGTTTTACACACTACTTAAAATTCGAATCTAGAATTTCTAAAACATGGGTGCACCACTAAAAAGCGAAAAAAAGTACTAAGTGAGAATCGATCAATGTTCCTTTAGATAAATAACTCAACGTTCAACCAAGTGCAACATTCAACCTTTTTGGAATATGGGGTACCAACATATAATATTAgatcaattttacaaaaatatatacataaaatacctAATTTGTCAGAACGACCATGGGTTCACGTGCACCATAAAAACGGCCTAATTAAATCCGCCCCTGCTTATAAAAAGGAATTGTTATATGACAACATGTGTTTACGTGCACTTTTTCACTTAATCTAGTTGATAAGTATGTATTTTTACCTGAAATTATAACTTGATTGTAGATTAATATTGTTGAAATATGCATTAGATGTAAGTAAACTTCGTTTGTGTTTGAAAAGATGGAAGGAAGAAAATAGTAATTTCCAGTACAATTTTCACTTTCGTTGTTTGGTTtgaacaaagaaaaaggaaatgggATTTGGAGAAAAGGATATAGTTTTCTCATTGTCACACTCAATTTTCACTCCTTTTTTTGGACAATAAAATGCCGAGAAAGTTTCAAAAAAGTGATTTAAGGAATAATAAAATACTAGTACTCCGTAGTAGTCTTTTTTGTTTTTCGTGCTTCACTTtgtcttcctttctttctctttgttgatttgttttccttttctcgttttcttctatctttttttcttttcccagaaaagagtagtaccgagtattatttttttttcaccAAGAAAAGGCTAGTAGTTGCAATGAGTAAAACGGAAACAACATACATTGATCCATTGCCCTTGTCTATCAACGGATCGACTACTATCATTGTTgtctgtatggggtaaaattagTCGGTGACAGTGGTCTAAAGATGAGGTGACACTTGTACCGAAGACATAACGTGAGTCAGCAGATGACTGGCACCGGATGCAAGCATCTAATTAGTACTGAACAAAACCAGAAGACAACAGCTGGTAGTAGAGATTCAGAACATTGTCATCGAATAATATTTAATGGACAGCCGTTACAGAGAATATCTGTCTTTATAGCCAACCGTTATGCACCCATCAATGAcaattttattctcattcaagagaGGCTTAATTTGAGGAtcttgtgtcacgacccgaaattcccaccttcggaccgtgatggcgcctaacattttacttgctaggcaagccaacgttagaataatattatccattttaaaataacttttaaatttattaataacaaagaaacaaatgcgaaaataaaatctaaaatatagtgaataatccataaaaataacggtgtctaaataccatcccagaattagtgtcataagtgcacgaacttctagaataatacaaatacaggtctgaataaaataaagctatatGAAAGCaaatacacagctaaaataaggtagacggggacttcagaactgcggacgttgtgcagttatacctcaagtctcctttgaatagctgaaattcgagcaagtctatggtacgtcactgggaccaactccgaaatctacacaacaagtgcaaagtgtagtatcagtacaaccgaccccatgtactggtaagtgccgagcccaatcttgacgaagtagtgacgaggctaaggcaggtcacttatattaacttgtacgcaataatagttataaccacaataatagaattaaatcaggtaactcatttctaatagttgaagccaactcagcagtcataaccaattattatttcaatcaatttctgttgcagcgtgcaacccgttcccacaacatattcattttcaatcctctcatatatttattttaatcaagtatatatagacttttaaataagtctgttgcggcgagcaacccgatctcccaatatggacttttaataaatctgttgcagcgtgcaacccgatcccccaatatggacttttaataagtctattgcggcgtgcaacccgatcccccaatattttcatttcaatcaattatgttgcggcgtgcaacccgctcctccaatatatccatttaccaattcttacagaagaaattgccccaataaatgcaacaattaatataaaaattttaagacaacaagcatacaataattatgatttaattatgaaacaaacaatgacaaatagcaatttattatagaaatcaggggaaaaaataggcagtttactatttaatatgctaaatgtcaagtagcaattaatgcatATAAATCAAATTAGCATGTAGCAaatattgcaggaattcaagaattaatatttgacaaagaataggagagaaacaattatcataacaattaattcgtatattaaaacaaatttaggatttttaaataattatgtaaacaattaatttgacgacgtatagacactcgttgCCTTGCATATATGTCGTTCACATgcttttcacataacaaataatttaagggttctattcccgcaagtcaaggttaaccacgacacttacctcgctatgcaaccaaattcaagattccaataaacctttacctcgcgaattcgtgtctgaaatcctcaaatctagtcataaacaattcaacgtactcaatacaaatcgtaggaattaattctatatgaatttactaatttttcgaattaaaatccaaaatttattttaaaaatcgacagtgagacccacgtctcgaatcccgaaaaagctcacaaaattcgaacacccgttccgatatgagttcaaccatacaaaaattatcgaattccaacatcggattgcctttcaaatcctcaattaaagtctttgaagatttctaccattttcaacccaatctttacccgtttgaacttaacaatcttcccacaaaccttattggtacaagcatgtataactaatacactCACATCCAAGAATCAAATTACTAATTACCTATTTCTAGTTAgatttcgaaattgaagaattggggaaagaaattcttacctctttgaagccttaGCAACCCTTTGATGCGATTTCAAGGTTTGATTCAAGGAAGAGTAGTGAAATCTTTGGTTCTCCcatttcctctctctagaatcgctCTCTCttctgtcacgacctaatttttccctccgttgggtatcgtgatggcacctagtcttagggatgaggtaagcctaacatttactgagtaacaacaataacaaagtAAATCTAACAGTCTCGATATAGAAAtctttacaaaatttataattttccaaaaccggttgtacaagtcataagctctacagagtttactacaacttctaaatacaactgttcgaaagtaagtaaaaaaaatagtgtaaatacaaaatagggaggtgactccgaagcctgcgaacgcagcggcaggtttaccttgagtctcctcagcaaGGATCCGCACAACTACTAACGatcgatacctggatctgcacaaaatgtgcagaagtgtaggatgagcacaccacagcggtgcccagtaagtatcaagactaacctcggtgaagtagtgacgaggactagtcaagacacctactggtctaataaactgaacaagcataagtatagggatgacagaacatgacatctatctaaggatcccgcgatatggctaacgacatagcaactgcaataaggaaggaaaaatagcaagtaacagcggaacaccagaataagacacaAAAGAATGAACGGAAACACAACCCAAATTCGAATATCACAATACActaaaggcaagtagtaactcagcaactgcaatagttttcacatcaggtctcaGTCAACaaaccccaataaattagtcaaatctttcaagtgtaaactttcacccgtaagtttttaaattgaggtctttagaatataatcctttccaataagaaattatttttgaaatatacttccttcaaataaatatctttcaaacatagttctttcaagataaaaacactaaacttttcaaataattagccttcaaacatagttctttcaagataaatacttttcaagtataaccctttcaaataaatatccttcaaacatagttcattcaagataaatactttacaaatataaacttttcaagtaatatccttcgagtataagtcaccatgtgacacctaagcatggaagattagcaGTTCCGAACACAGATATAACTACAGGAGaatctaccgggataccgtcccgtagtcccatattaaatgaatatgcagtacaggagggatctcccggaatacgtctgtagtcccaaaataaatatgcagtactgggggatctcccagaatacgtccgtagtcccaaagtaaatatgcaagatatggggatctcccgaaatacgtctatagtcccaatttaaatatgcagtactgggggatctcctggaatacgtctgtagtcccaaaataaatatgcaagacagggggatctcctggaatacgtctgtagtcccaatttaaatatgcagcgcaaacaacagagataacaactataacacgacagaaaccttgTACATtaccacaacaagtacaaaagcaacaatgacagaGATGCAAGGTACGgcgagcaaatcaactcaagaacttaaatcacaagaacggtagaactcattcataaggaataaccacagtaaagaatgttaAGCACAAAGAGAAcagcttaacaagggaaaacaaaataaaatgtaGCAACGgttccacaatattcaagtcaacaataagaagccaacacgagtcaaatagttccaaataatggcaagtcaactaagatataggttatctaaactctttttgaggttgagcaattacgaggaatattcaacaattcaagtaaggataagcagcggaagataatcataactccaattaagactaaacaattataggatgagaaaataatgatttcaattaaagataagcagttataaAAAATATAGCACGatgatagaagaggtaaaatctttggttaagtcgaataagggtcaaatagacagtaagagtgaatcctaaagcaattatctctaatcaaagcatgtagaggtgaaactagcaaataggaattcaagcgtatcaagaacaacatcatacacggtgaatataaggacatacaacaacaacaacaacaacaacaacaacaacaacaacaacaacaacccagtataatcccactactggggtctggggagggtagtgtgtacgcagaccttacccctaccctggggtagagaggctgtttccgatagaccctcggctccttccctccaagaactccccaccttgctcttggggtgactcgaactcacaacttcttggttggaagtggagggtgcttaccactagagtaACCCACTCATGTcggtgaatataaggacataagaacccaaaaaggccaacttttcacaaataagtccgagcacgcactcgtcacctcgcgtacacagactacaatcaacatagataaCTCAAATCTTAAGGTAtagttcccccacataaggttaggcaagatacttacctcaaatcactcgactcaatctgaaaccacgctcttgccacgagtatccaactccgaatgtcccaaatctaatcaaatcaatggcataatgtaaataatactaCAAGTAACTACTTTAGCTAATGAATtcgaagctaaggcaagaaaataggaaaaacgcccaaaaatgtCTCCCCGGACCCACGACTCAGAATCGGATAAAAGTTACCAATttagaacacccattcactcacgagaccactcatacaaaaatcatctaaatctgaTGTCTAGAACTCGAACAAAAACTCAGAATTTCGATTGggcaacccccctcccccccccccatttcttACATTTCTCAccctaattaccatgattaaatgAGGAAAACTATAATAGATTAATGCAATAAAACCAAATTCGAGTAAGAAATCGTTACTCACAAGattcctctaaaaatccctcaaataATCGCCTTTTCCCaagctcaaaatcaaaaatggagTGAAAATGAACTAACCCTTGATTCCaaccccttttctgcccagcgatcctcgcacctgcgaccatttctCGCACTTGCacctaccgcacctgcggtctaacCAGTCGCACCTGCAGAAGTCACTAACTCCCACAGTGTCTGCACTTGCAAGCCTTCTGcacatctgcgggcatcgcagatgcggaaactcctcgcacctgcgaccccaggccaactctGAATTCTTGCATCTGCACTTCCATCTCCGCACGtgtgagtccgcacctgcggttcccactccgcaggtgcgaaacaccagacaCCAGAAAAACTACAGCAATGGCCTAAGTCTAAAAAttcatccgttaagcatccgaaacataccccgtggcccccaggacctcaaccaaacataccaaccaatcctataacaccatacgatcttagtcgagccttcaaaccacattgaacaacatcaaaaacatgaatggagcacggattcaagcataaggaactttgaattttccaaattctacaaatgacgctgaaacatatcaaacctaatccgaatgactttaaattttacacacagatcacaaatgacactacgaaactACGGccacttccagaattccattctgggctcaatatcaaaattttcactgtcgaccgaaatcgccaaaaatctaacttttaccaattcaagcctaaatctactacggacttccaaaacacatttcggacgcgctcctaagcccaaaataaccatacgaagcTGCTGACATCATCCATAACTCATTCCGGAGCCATTTACAcaaaaagtcaaattccggtcaaattctcaccgcttaagcttccaaaactagaattcTTCTTCCAATTCGACTCCGAATCATCCGGCAACTGAATCCAACCATGCACGCAGGTCGatatacataatatgaagttgcTCAAGGCCTTATGCCGCTGAACGGAGCTTAAATtatcaaaatgactggtcgggtcgttacaccttctttctaaaataccaaaaattgcCCCCAAAATGAACCCCAAtcgagttaaatgaaatgggcTTCGGGTCATAAAACTCCATTTTAGCGGTTGTGCAAAACGTGTCTGGAAATGAAATTTCGGAGCGTTATGGAATTTCGCACAGGCGCGGAGCGCCAGGCGCCGCGTGGGGCGGCACGGTAGTACAAATTCTGCCAgcgtttggtaatttggtcataacttcttgtaggagtgttcaaatggaaaacggtttgaagcgttagaaactagactcgaagatttttcatttgataggttttccatcacataactctttatatatatatagatatactcgtccaaagtttggtcttatgcgtactcatttggaactttagtctattggcttagacttaggacttttcttagaccccatatcacttataatatgcctcgtacacttattatcatatccaataggtgtccatcatgttaatagtcctcgaatgagaagtagagtccgcccccaaacacataacataacttatctcttcttttgcacaTTTCAATTTTTcgaattttactaactcccaaaatttccaacaatttcgccagagtttcctttgtaactgggcctatccacctgtcagagaatccaagaaaccaatcctaacaacacatacataatccaatcaacgtaacataacatgaaaacaatactaacagtggcctcataagcaatatatttctaGAAAATAAATGATATTAACATAAGCTATTCAGGTGATACGTAACTCATAGCAGGTAAGCTCTCAACATATTCATAGAACACATAAATGAACGCttaaattaaagatgatatttttgggtCCTCATATCTTGTCTCCCTGAATCAAGATATAAATAGGAGGATTAACATCCATTGTTGGCACGAAATACTCGGTACATAAAAAGCTATAATCTATTTTCATTTTACGATCTATTCTAGCACTTGAACATTACATCCACTTTTGTCGTCGGAGAGCCTAAGTTCTTAGTCGGTCATGTTATCTCCTTTGATTTCATTCGTTCATCTTATTttcattcttatttatttatcgTTCCTGGGTCAAATTGATTCGCTTGTTTATAAACCACACTATAAATTCAACTTTACCATTTTACGAGTAAACAGTTTGACGTCCACCGTGGAGCATAGACAGCTGTGTAATTGTTTTGATCCATTCGTTTGTTACTAACAAGTCATTTTCCTTGGTAAAAATCTAATATGGCAGCTAATGATATCAACAACGTTATGAGCGGGAAGATGTGTTCCGGCATGATGATTCAACCAGCGAAACTCGCAACGAAGAGGATAAAGCAACCTCGGTTCACGAATGACAATATCCTCGGCATGTGTGAGGGCCGACCCTTGATGATGCGGAGGATGAGCATGGTGTCAAAATGGTCAAAATCTTGAGAGAACAACAAAAGGAGATCAGGGATCACCTTTTTTTTGGTAAAAATTGTTTTATATTCAACCAAAATCACGAATTGCTGACCAACTCCTATACTATGTAAGAAAACACTATGACTCTTCTATGCACTACACAACCAATATCAATGCCCTAAACTATAGCCTATACACATCACGGTTAGCTATTCAAAGCAAGAAAAATACAAATGAAATTCACAGAACCTAAGTATACTATAGAAACCAGTTCAATGACTCGAAATGTTTCTGCCAGCTGGGGTATAAGTTGCCTCTGATGTGTATATGGATTGCAATCTCTCTACAGAGTCTGTCTGGTGATGTGCTTTCATTCTGGAATCGAATCTTGTTCTTGTCTCTCCATAGAAGATATATCATCATCCC from Nicotiana tabacum cultivar K326 chromosome 24, ASM71507v2, whole genome shotgun sequence includes:
- the LOC107801204 gene encoding cytochrome P450 94B3-like, producing MFLPLFLFFSLGFLSFSFLSFSIKLHLKSRRSTPIYGPSSYPILGCLISFYKNRHRLLDWYTDLLSESPTQTILVQRFGAPRTIVTANADNVEHILKTNFTNYPKGKPFTEILGDFLGVGIFNVDGEMWNTQRKLASHEFSTKSLREFVVKTLEEEVETRLIPLLETAAESGRVLDLQDVLRRFAFDTICKVSLGIDLHFLDVSQPVPPLVEAFDNASQACAMRGMAPVYAVWKFKRAFKLGSESKLKENVTQIHDSINEIIITKKQNIHENGGERNSDLLSRLLLVGLEDEVVRDMVISFLMAGRDTTSSALTWLFWLLTKHRNTEIEILDEIMSIKAMNYDELKEMKYTHACLCESMRLYPPVAWDSKHAVKDDILPNGTRVYKGNRVTYFQYGMGRMEELWGKDRLEFKPERWIDQNGELKTVSPYKFPVFQAGPRVCLGKEMAFIQMKYVLAAVLKRFEIKPVNVDKPIFVPLLTAYMAGGLNVRICNRANA